From the Yoonia rosea genome, the window AGCTTCGGCCACGACCTCGGGTGCAGGTTCCGGTGCAGCGGCTGCGGGCGTCACAACAGGCGTCTCGGCAACGATATCAGCGGGCGGTTCGCCTACATCCGCCTGCGGCATCATCAGGAAAATCAAAACACCAATGGCCATAGCAGCAAGACTGCCCAGCACCACAGGCTTTGCGCCTGATTTCACGTTTTCTTCCACGTTTCACCCCTTTTACACTGCCCGCTGTAGGCAAACCCAAAGTCAAGGTTGAGACACCTTAACAACGCCGCTATGACCGGTCAAAGCGAAGCTAGCGCGAAGGAACCACAATGTCTGCATATCCAAAATCAGTTTGCGTCTATTGTGGCTCTCGGGACGGTGCCGCACCGGCCTATGCCGAAGCCGCCCAAGCCACAGGCGAGATGCTGGCCGCCAATGGCTGGCGTCTGGTCTACGGTGCCGGTGATGTGGGGCTGATGGGCCGTGTGGCCAATGCGGTTCAAGCGGCCGATGGCAAGACCTTTGGCGTGATCCCCACCCATTTGATGGATTGGGAAGTCGGCAAGCGCGACCTTGATACGTTTGTGGTGACCGAAACAATGCACGAGCGTAAGAAGGTGATGTTTATGAACGCCGACGCCATTGTCGTGCTTCCCGGCGGCGCGGGATCATTGGATGAATTCTTTGAGGCCCTCACCTGGCGGCAGCTCAAACTTCATATCAAACCGCTGATATTGCTCAATACCGAAGGCTTTTGGGACCCCTTGCGCGATCTGCTGGTGCATGTCGTCGACGAAGGTTTCGCGGGTGACGACATCCTGTCATTCGTACACGTCGCCGAGGATGTTGCCGATCTGGAAGCAAAACTGAAAGCGCTGCTATAGCGCCTGCATCAATGCGCCATATCGCTCCATCGAAATATTCGACCCACAGGCGATAATCCCGATCCGACGCCCTGCGAGCTCTGCCTTGAGCGGCCCGACGATGGCCGCAAGAGACGCCGCACAGGCCGGCTCTGCCGTGATGCGCAGTGTGTTTTGATAGATATCCATCGCCGCCAGCATCTCGTGGTCTTCAATCTTGACGATCTGGTCAACATAGGCGCGGCTTACGCCGTAGGTCAGCGGCAGCGCCAGCGGTGCGCCAAGACTGTCTGCGATGGTGGCAACTCTATCGAGTTGCACCGGCTGACCCGCTGCAAAGCTTTGCGACATACTATCCGCACCGAAAGGTTCAACACCGATCACCGTGGCAGCGGGGTTCATTTGTTTGATCGCACAGGCCATGCCGCTGATCATGCCCCCGCCCCCGATAGGGATGACGTATGTGTCAATCTGCGGTGCCTGAGTGGCGTATTCATAGCCACAGGTGGCCGCGCCCAGCACCATGTGCGCTCCCTCGAACGGATGCATCAGCGTGCGGCCCGCACCGGCGGCCACGTTCATCGCGGCAAAAGCCGCAGCCATATCATCGTGCAAAGTGACGGTCGCACCCAGCGCCTGACAACCTGCAATGCGGACGGGATCAGTGGCCTGTGGCATCGCGATCAGGGCGTCAACGCCCGCGGCCTTGGCCGCCCAAGACACCGCCAAGGCGTGATTGCCACCGCTGGCAGCGACGACACCTGCCGCACGCTGCGCCGCGTCCAGATTGCGCATCCCCAGCAAGGCACCGCGCGCTTTGAATGATCCGGCTTGTTGAAACAGTTCCAGCTTGACCGTAACGTCCGCGCCCTCTGGCAACAGCCCGTGCCAACGGGCAGAGCTCAACGGCAGGATCGGTGTTTCAATCAGGTCTGCTTGCACTTGGGCATTCGCGGCAACGATTTCGTTTAACCTTGGTCCGATCATCACTTCCTCCAAGCAAAAGGCCCGTATGAGCGATGTCACACGGGCCTTCCAGATTGTCCAGATCAGACAGGATTACATGCGCGAAGCGACGTTTTCCCAGTTGACTAGATTATCAAGGAAGTTGGTCAGATAGGCCGGACGCTTGTTGCGGTAATCGATGTAGTAGGAGTGTTCCCATACATCACAACCCAACAGGGCGGTCTGGCCAAAGCACAGCGGGTTCACGCCGTTCTCGGTCTTGGTCACGGCCAAAGATCCGTCCGCGTTCTTGACAAGCCAGCACCAGCCCGAACCGAACTGGCCCGCACCTGCCGCGCTGAACTGCGACTTGAATTCGTCAACCGAACCAAAGCTCTCGACCAGTGCTTTTTCAAGCTCGCCCGGCATCGCGCTGGCATGCGGGCCCATCATTTCCCAGAACTGGTTGTGGTTCCAAAGCTGGCTGATGTTGTTGAAAATCCCGTTCTGCGCAACCGCAGATTTGTCGTAGGTGCCGACAATGATCTCTTCGAGGGATTTACCCTCCCACTCGGTGCCTTCAATCGCCTTGTTTCCGTTGGTGACATAGGCGTTGTGGTGCAGGTCGTGGTGGAATTCGAGCGTTTCGGCGGACATGCCTTTGGACGCCAGCGCATCATGTGCATAAGGAAGGTCGGGAAGGGAAAAAGCCATTTCTCATATCTTTCTGAGTTAAGGACAGGGATATAACGTACATGTCACATGGACAGCGAAGGTCAAGGGTGCGCGGCAGGACACGGTCGTCTGATTGCTGAAATCTGTGTGTGACAGTCAGGGTCCCGCAGGTTGCCAAAGCTCGATCGGGTTGCCTTCTGGGTCGTGGATGCGTGCAAATTGCCCGACACCGTCCATCTGTATGCGATCAGTCGCCGTGATCCCTGCCCCTGCCAGTTCGGCAAGCGCAGACTCCAGATCAGCCACGCGAAAGTTCAGCATGAAGGCACGGTCTTTGGGAAAATAGTCTGTGTCCGCATCGAAGGGCGACAGGATGGTTATACCTTCCTGCGTGATCCAAGGCCTGTCGTCCGGCCCGGTTGGAACCGGATTGATGCCCAGATGGGTGTGATACCACTGCGCCAAAGCGGCAGGATCCTTGGCGCGGAAGAACACGCCACCAATTCCCAAGACCTGAACCATCTTAGTCTATCTCCTGATTGCGCAGTCCGATCATTTCGGAAAACCCACAAAAAAGCAATGAACGGACCACTATGGACACGCCGCAGCGCGTGAGCACAAACCGCTGAACTATCATTCCGACGCGCGGCTGTTTAGGTTCCGCAACGCCCTAAAATTACGCCCGCCATACCTATGCGAACTGGATAATGACCGCTTCGAAATCGACGTCGCTGATGACAACCGTATGATGGCCCTTCCCATACGTGTCTTGCATATGCCACACATCGCCTGGCCCGATGTCGCGTGCCTCTCCGTCACTGGCGGTCACGCGGACCATCCCTGCGAGACAGATCAGTTTTTGCGCAACAGGCGTCGGGTGAATGGGTTCATCCCATCCTGCCTTGAGCCGCAGAAACATGGTTCTTTTGGCTGCCTCGGGCGGGGAAACCGCGATCGCTTTGGCTGGGGGTGCAAAAACCCGCTCTTCAAGGATGACCGTCACATCCTCCCAATGGCTTTCACCGCTCTCATCGACAGAGAGCTTGTGAAAGGTCATCATGATGGAAAATACCCGACTTGCCCTGCCTTGGCAGAGGCCGCCAAAAGGTTGAACGTATATTCCGCGACAGAGCGGAAGCAGATCACCTGAAACGTATCCTCATCGCGCATCCAGAAGGCCGCAGCCACCTGCCCCAGACGCGTGCGGCGGAAATCGCCCGGTTTGAAGGTGTCAGGATGCAGATCAACAGGCGCGAGTTTCGCGATCACCTCGCGGCAGAACGTGCCTTCGACAATCAGCACCGCCCGCGCGTCTGATACGTTCTCGGCCAGATAATGCGTACCTGTCAGCGCCTTGTCGATCGCGGCGATGGCCTCGGTCACTTCTGCATATGGCACGAGGATGAGCATCTCATCGGGCGACATCCAGCAGAGGCCCTTCTTACCCTCGCTCTTTGCTTGACCCTGCGCAGGCAAACCGACGCCAGACAGCCCTGTGCAAACAGCGCGCAGCTTTTTGTCCGCCAGATCACCGCGCAGGATAATCATGCCCTGCAAGCCAGCTTCGCGGATCGTCACTTCACCGGGGGCAACCTTGCCTTGTAATGCGCTGACAGCATTAGACATTCTGCTTCTCCCCTTCTTTATCATAGACGACAGGATCAACGATCTTTGCCTGCACGGTTGTGCCATCGACTTTGTTGAATTCAATGACTTCGCCAATCCGATCAGGCCCGCAATGGACCAGCCCCATCGCGATACCGCGCTCAAGATTGGCAGAATAATAGGTCGAGGTCACACGGCCTTGGGTATTGCGCTGTCCGTTGGCATTCGTCCCTTTGGCAATCGCATAGGCCCCGTCCGGCAGAACCGAGCCATCCTCGGTCTCAAGCCCGACCAGTTTCCAGCGGTTCGGATCGGCCATATGGCTGCGTTCATGTGCGCGTTTGCCAAGGTAGTCTTCTTTCTTCTTCGACAGCGCCCATTGCAGATTGAGATCC encodes:
- a CDS encoding pyridoxal-phosphate dependent enzyme is translated as MTSLIRAFCLEEVMIGPRLNEIVAANAQVQADLIETPILPLSSARWHGLLPEGADVTVKLELFQQAGSFKARGALLGMRNLDAAQRAAGVVAASGGNHALAVSWAAKAAGVDALIAMPQATDPVRIAGCQALGATVTLHDDMAAAFAAMNVAAGAGRTLMHPFEGAHMVLGAATCGYEYATQAPQIDTYVIPIGGGGMISGMACAIKQMNPAATVIGVEPFGADSMSQSFAAGQPVQLDRVATIADSLGAPLALPLTYGVSRAYVDQIVKIEDHEMLAAMDIYQNTLRITAEPACAASLAAIVGPLKAELAGRRIGIIACGSNISMERYGALMQAL
- a CDS encoding superoxide dismutase; the protein is MAFSLPDLPYAHDALASKGMSAETLEFHHDLHHNAYVTNGNKAIEGTEWEGKSLEEIIVGTYDKSAVAQNGIFNNISQLWNHNQFWEMMGPHASAMPGELEKALVESFGSVDEFKSQFSAAGAGQFGSGWCWLVKNADGSLAVTKTENGVNPLCFGQTALLGCDVWEHSYYIDYRNKRPAYLTNFLDNLVNWENVASRM
- a CDS encoding sarcosine oxidase subunit gamma produces the protein MSNAVSALQGKVAPGEVTIREAGLQGMIILRGDLADKKLRAVCTGLSGVGLPAQGQAKSEGKKGLCWMSPDEMLILVPYAEVTEAIAAIDKALTGTHYLAENVSDARAVLIVEGTFCREVIAKLAPVDLHPDTFKPGDFRRTRLGQVAAAFWMRDEDTFQVICFRSVAEYTFNLLAASAKAGQVGYFPS
- a CDS encoding VOC family protein, producing MVQVLGIGGVFFRAKDPAALAQWYHTHLGINPVPTGPDDRPWITQEGITILSPFDADTDYFPKDRAFMLNFRVADLESALAELAGAGITATDRIQMDGVGQFARIHDPEGNPIELWQPAGP
- a CDS encoding cupin — encoded protein: MMTFHKLSVDESGESHWEDVTVILEERVFAPPAKAIAVSPPEAAKRTMFLRLKAGWDEPIHPTPVAQKLICLAGMVRVTASDGEARDIGPGDVWHMQDTYGKGHHTVVISDVDFEAVIIQFA
- a CDS encoding LOG family protein, with protein sequence MSAYPKSVCVYCGSRDGAAPAYAEAAQATGEMLAANGWRLVYGAGDVGLMGRVANAVQAADGKTFGVIPTHLMDWEVGKRDLDTFVVTETMHERKKVMFMNADAIVVLPGGAGSLDEFFEALTWRQLKLHIKPLILLNTEGFWDPLRDLLVHVVDEGFAGDDILSFVHVAEDVADLEAKLKALL